ATGGAGCCTTCGAGGACGCTCATGTGGACGTCCATCTGGAAGCAGTCTATACCCTCGCCTTGCAGCAGAGCGGAGGCATAGGCGATGATCGTGGGATCGTTGGTGCGCAGAAGCTCTCTCATGTTAGCGAGATAAGAGTAGCCGGGCTCGGATGTCGAGCCGATTGACGGAGCC
The Dinoroseobacter shibae DFL 12 = DSM 16493 genome window above contains:
- a CDS encoding DUF2007 domain-containing protein, with the translated sequence MRELLRTNDPTIIAYASALLQGEGIDCFQMDVHMSVLEGSIGVLPRRLMVRQRDMFRARAVMIDNDIPISEDRSA